A stretch of DNA from Nocardioides sp. Arc9.136:
GATCTCGCGGGTGAGCGTCTCGAACCGGGTGCCGACCATCCGGTCGCCGCGGTAGCGCAGGCCCAGCACCTGGCAGCCGCCCGCCGCGCGGTCGCGGACGGTGGCGAGGTCGTCGGGGGAGAGCCCGAGGTCGGCGGCGCGCCGGCGCCCGAGGGGGAACGGCGTCGAAGGCTGGGCCAGCACCGGCGCGGCCACCGCGGGGTCGACCATCATCGCCAGCGCGAAGCCGCCGGTGAAGCACATCCCCAGGGCACCGACACCCGGTCCGCCGAGCTCCGCGTGCAGCGACCGGGCCAGCGACCGGAGCCAGCCGGCGACCGGCGTCGTGCGACCGGCGGCGAGCATGCTCATCTCGCGGCTCACGCAGATCTGCGCCATCGCCCGGGCGACGGACGCGACGCCGACCGGCGCCTCGGGCCGGCCGAAGAGCTGGGGCAGCACCACGGTGTAGCCGGCCGCGACCAGCTCCTCGGCGTACCCGACGACCTCCGGGGAGATGCCCGGGATCTCGTGGACCAGCACGATGCCGGGTCCCTCGCCCTTGCGGTACGTCGGGTGCGCGGTGCCGTCGGCGTCGACGTGCTCGCCGCGGGTCCAGGTGTCGAGGAGCGCCATGCCCGGAGTATGGGTACCGGCCCGCCCGTGACGGAACGGCGTGTCCAGCTGGTGATGCCCCACCAGCTCTTCCTCGACCACCTCGAGGCGCCCCACGGCACGACGTACGTCCTCGTCGAGCACGACCTGCTGTTCCGCCAGTACCGCTTCCACGCCCAGAAGCTCGTCCTGCACCGCGCGTCGATGCGC
This window harbors:
- a CDS encoding dienelactone hydrolase family protein, whose amino-acid sequence is MALLDTWTRGEHVDADGTAHPTYRKGEGPGIVLVHEIPGISPEVVGYAEELVAAGYTVVLPQLFGRPEAPVGVASVARAMAQICVSREMSMLAAGRTTPVAGWLRSLARSLHAELGGPGVGALGMCFTGGFALAMMVDPAVAAPVLAQPSTPFPLGRRRAADLGLSPDDLATVRDRAAGGCQVLGLRYRGDRMVGTRFETLTREIGDAFLRVDLPGSKHSTLTLHRHEEAVEAVLEFFEAQLRR